In the genome of Megalops cyprinoides isolate fMegCyp1 chromosome 18, fMegCyp1.pri, whole genome shotgun sequence, the window ATTTTGTGGAGTTACCCTGAGGATAATGAAGTGCACTCTGCCAGAACAGTTAACGGTTAGAGGAAGCTGAGCAACCTTTCACATCTTGTAAAACTCTGATCACTGTTTGCCAAACCTTCATGAGCAGCAGCCAGTCATCAGCGCTCAGAAGGCgtttgtgaatgtttgtgtaattGACCACACCCCTGATGACCATTGTGCTCTCCCTGCAGAACGAGAGGGAGCAGATCATGACCACAAATGTGTGGCTCACTCAGGTCAGTACGAATGCtgtcccctctcttcccctgtgTGCCCAGGCAGTCTGTTTCTTTAGATATGAGCAGATGCCCATGTCCTAATTACTGTAACTATGGTATGTGGCTGCAGTGACTAAATAAACACATGTCTTATGGGTACAATGTGCCTTTCCAAGTCTCACACTGCTAGCCTTGTCCAGCATGTATATAAAAATTGTCATATGAATACAAAGACGTATGTGTTCGGCAGTATTCTCTGTCAGTTTGTGTTTCGgtacatatctgtgtgtgcacatgtggacAATTTGTTTAGTattcagcaaaaataaataatctgtgTCAGCcagactgtgtcactgtgtgtgtgattgcttGCCTTTGTGTTTGCTTGATCTGTTTACGCTTGCCTCAGTGAGCATCTTCatgcgtatgtgtttgtgtgaatacaCACGcccatatgtgtttgtgtgtgtttgtgtgaatacGCACGcccatatgtgtttgtgtgaatacGCACGCCCATGTGTGTTAGCACACCTGTGACCACGTGTAACTCTGCCTCCTCAGGAGTGGAATGACTACCGGCTGATGTGGGACCCCCAGGAGTACGAGGGTATCAAGAAGCTGCGCATCCCGTCCCGGCACATCTGGCTGCCAGACATCGTCCTCTACAACAAGTAAGGAGTGCCTCTCCACCTGATCGCTCTGCTTTCTCGACAGCCCATAAAGCCGTCGTGATGAATTCCATCTTTGCATTACTGTTCAGAAACGAAAGCACCTAAGGCAAAGATGGGAGAAGGAAAAGTGTCCCGTTGCTCCACACTAGTGTCTAATCGGATTTTTGACTTCCCCACCACCGTTACTTTTATCAGGAGGAATTCTGACACATAGATCCTCTACTTGTGCAGTGCAAAAGGATTATCTGTTTACTTTCATAATGCTGCAGTGACTATACAAAGTTTGCACCCCGTAGGCCTGTAGTTTTAAATCCCATCCAAAAGCTCTACCCCTGACTGGAGCTCCGCTGTGGTTGGAAGAGATGGGTAAATGCTTtggattaaaaacagcagtcGCATTGTGTCCCAGGTCATGTGGTGCACTGTGTCAGACCTGTTCTGGGAGAAACATTTATTTACGACCCACCTGGTTGCTCGCTGCCGTAGAACAGAGCGGCGGGCTGTTCCTGGATCAGAGCTCTGTCCGAACCGGCCCGGGTCTGCGTGCCAGGAACCCGCGTGCCTGCGATTACATATTCAGAGTGAACGCCGGCAAAATGGACTCTGATCATGCCGAGGCCCCGGGACGCCTCCATTATTGATGTGCGGGTTCATTATTCATGTGCTCCGTATCGCCGAGTTGTGGGGAATCCACGTCCCGCTCATCGCGTGCTTGTCCgtacctgccccccccccaacctgcaCGTATTGCACCCCGGCCTAAATTCGGCTCCCTTTGATTCTGATGGTGGCAGATGGAGGGGATTTGATCAAATGGCTTGGGTTCCACCTTCAAGGCTCGCACTACAGCCCAGATTCAACCTTGATGCGTTGCGGTTTGTCCTTAACGAGTGATGCATGTACACAAgtgtaaactgttttttttacttcttgCACAAGAGCCACTGCCAGCAGATATGCTAAATTGTTCATTGACTGCAGGCGTTACCTGTTCAGTGTAAGCAGGAGTTCCTCTTGAGTCTAAAGCTCATTTAAGATGCACACTGTCCATGGTGCATGGTCTCATGTAAGATTGATactgtccatggtgctgcagAACTTTCAGTCCTTCTGAACAAGGTCAAGCCTCTGGAGGACACATCTGGGGCACCACTGCACTGACTCACATTCTACTTcaggacagagagcagcacagaagAATCACGTGACACACATTTGTGGTTGAATAGAGCCACAGGACTggtcatatttctgttttccttaTACTTGAATTTTAGTTTATTATCTTGCAAGAGTCACAAAGCTTATTTCCTGTCTTTGATTAAAGTTGTATTCTTGTGTACCTCCTAATTGTAATTTAGAATGCATGTGTTTAAGTCCCAAATTTAAGTCCTATCTCACCAAACAGACCATGTAACATATTTTGTACAAAAACATCATTTGAGTGTTAGAATTGCAGAAACAAATACAGTTCACCTGTAATTTCACTTGACTTCACAGGCCTGGCACTGAAGTGCTGTGGGATGAAGTAGACTTtgtctgcacagagacagctgaCTAACTCAATGTGTGAGCAGTCAATAGCATGGCACAGAGCACATTatggaaaatgcatgaaatgatTCCTCAGTACATTAAATATAAAGACAGCCATCCAATCCCCTGTGCAATAGCTTTTACAGGAACATAGCCTTGCCTAAAGGGTATgattcagattttaaatgtcttgcaacaaaaaaagatacCAGTTGCATATTATATGTACTGAATTGTACagcaataatgacaaaaatgacaaaaacacataataTTATAGTTAAATGAACACAGATATATCATTGGtgtaaaaatacaacagcaaatatatttttctccttttcctacTGCACTTAGGACATGTGTGACGCTGATTTGGTTTTCGCTGTGTAGGAACCAGCTTGTCGTTTTAATGCAATCACATTCTGTCCTCGCTCTCGGTATCTAACGCCGGCTGCTCATCCTCAGAGACTCGCCATGGTTAACTACAAGGTTAATGTCATGAAAGTTATTTGCGACGAGTCATTATTGGAGCGCCGCATTCGTCATTCGAAAGGACGGGGAAGCAAAGCGTGCGTTTTCGTCTCCCGCTTCGTCCTGTTGCGCGCACGACACGCAAGACGAATAACGAACCCCGATAACAGATTCATTACTTTGATCCCCTCGTTTAGCTGAGAGGCGTTTTGACGCGTTTCGAAAATCCTGTAAGTTAAGCTTTCCGTCTGCGGttatttgaattgaaatatgcGCATTCCGGGACCGCAAAGCTCCGGCCGCCCGACGAGCCAAAATTAGAGATGGCTTCACTAATGTAAATGAATCGCACTTCCACTGTGTCAGAATCTGGCTGAGCGTGCTGCAGAAACTGCCGAAAAAAAGGGAAACTTTGTTTACAAGCCAAGCCCAGTCTCTGAATAGCTTTGCACTTCAGTTAAATTCTACATGAGATTTACATATTGTTAAACACATCGCCTTCTTAATTATTGCTTTTGAATGCATCGCGCCAGATTTATTAGATGATTGCGTGTGCATTGCGGGTGGTAAGGGCATTTAAATATGCAGGATTTACTGACCGCTTATAGCATATGAAACTTGCAATTAAGAGCTGTTTCTCAGGGATAGTGTCATGCGTGATTCTGCCCTTGATGCATGCTGTTCctcatatgcatatgtataacTGGGATGAAAGCACTAAAACTGGGAGGGGATTTTGCAAATGTGGCCCACTGAGTATTGCGTTGAAATTACTAGAGCCAAATTTAAGCTCAAGACTTGTATTTGCATGGAAGTCTTACAACATATAACAGCAGGCGACAACTCTTGGTTTTTAGGCACAATATATGGGTGTATAAACTTAACACTTACTGAGCTTCAGTAAAGTTTGAGTTTAAATGACCATAAACAATAAATCTGAACTTGTTTTGCATTCTAAGTCAGAGACTAAGATACTGTAGATAGCCAGACAGTTTCTTGAGAAACTAAGCTATAAACCATGCAGTGTCACAAAAGGCAGTATGAACTACTACTTTTAAATGTTATAGGGACTTGTGTGtctaaaacaagcaaaaaagtaaaaaaagcaaGTCTCAGCAAGTCAGTGCCTTTTGTCAGTAGTAAGTTAACTATGTTTGATCTTTGCCATTTAAATGCCATCTGTGGCATTTTACTGCTCTAACAGGAGGATGCTGAGTAAGAAGTAAGAATGACAGTCACAAATTATATTAGGATAGAGCAGTATTTTATGTCCCTACAATGATGGCAAAGTTAAAAAAGTTGTAATGAGTTCAGTTGTCATAATAAGAATTTTACTTAATTCCATTTATGCTCAAAATCAGTTTTAAGCTTAATGTTTATCATTAAACACTTTTTATCATTCAAAGTGTACTTTCTAGTGTTTTTAACTGGCATAGGTAAGTGCtagataaatgaaaataatttgatcAGTAATAACCTGAGCAACATGTTTCTTTGTCTTCATCAGTGCTGACGGAACCTACGAGGTGTCGTTCTATTGCAACGCCGTGGTGTCCAGCAATGGTGATGTCTTCTGGCTGCCCCCGGCCATCTACAAAAGTGCCTGCAAGATTGAGGTGCGGAACTTCCCCTTCGACCAGCAGAACTGCACGCTCAAGTTCCGCTCGTGGACCTACGACCACACCGAGATCGACCTGGTCCTCACCAGCGACTTCGCCAGCCGCGACGACTTCACGCCCAGCGGTGAGTGGGACATCGTATCGCTCCCCGGCAGGAAGAACGAGGACCCGGACGACGCCGCCTACCTGGACATCACCTACGACTTCATCATCAAGCGGAAGCCCCTCTTCTACACCATCAACCTCATCATCCCCTGCGTGCTCATCACCTCGCTGGCCATCCTGGTCTTCTACCTGCCCTCGGACTGCGGCGAGAAGGTCACCCTCTGCATCTCCGTCCTGCTGGCCCTCACCGTCTTCCTGCTCCTGATCTCCAAGATCGTGCCGCCGACCTCGCTGGCCGTGCCTCTTATCGGCAAGTACCTGATGTTCACCATGGTGCTGGTGACCTTCTCCATTGTCACCAGCGTGTGCGTGCTCAACGTGCACCACCGCTCTCCCAGCACCCACAGGATGCCCGAGTGGGTCCAGCGGGTCTTCCTCCGCAAGCTGCCTGCCTTCCTCTTCATGCAGCGGCCCGGGAGCTCTAACGTGCGCGAGCGATTCCGGCAGAAGCAGCACCGCCGGTCCCGGCCCGACGCGGGGCCCGGCAAGGCCGACGCCGACTCCTTCTTCGTCAACGAGGAGCCGGCCAAGCGGCACGGCTGGCGCATCGGCGACCTGCCGGAGAACACCGAGCGGCGGAGGAGGATGACGGTCAAGTGCGACGAGGACGTGAGGGAGGCGGTGGAAGGGGTGCGCTTCATCGCCGAGCACATGCGggaggaggacgaggatgaGGGCGTGAGTACCGGCGTGGCGCGGTTTTCGGATTGGGGGCGGCTGGACTCAGAGAGTGGAGACAGAGAACATACTATAATTTCATAGCTATTCTGGTCTTGTTTTTGGCCCTGCTAATTTCAGTGAGAATCACCCGTTTCCAGATCATTGTGTTTGTACTAAATTGTACTATGTCACGCTACCTTAGTGCATTTGATGTGAAATAATTTTAGTGTTAATGATGGAATAATGATTGAATGTGAAGTGCGTGGAGGTAATTTTATCACGTCGAATACAATTAAGTAAAAAGAAACCCTGCTGATTTATCTTTACTTGAACTGACAAGCTTTTTAAGCATGAAAACTGTTTCAGGGCCATTTCTGGGCTAAAAGTACTGTCTCCACTTTTTCTATTTGCAAGTCAGGCATTATTGTGTGGAATGAATCCCTCTCTTTGATTGTTGAAAGAGGaaaagttctctctctctctgtctctctgtccacctCTAAAACATCACATGTGGactaaatgaaataatgaaatctaTGCTAGTTTCTATAAAAAGTTTAACAAAACAATCTCCTTGTTATACAATCTCCTTCTCTCACCTGTATAAAAGTGTGGTGAGAGAAGATTAGGAACATGCTGACAGGATCTCTCTCCCACCCCTAGATAATCGAGGACTGGAAGTACGTGGCCATGGTGATCGACCGTCTCTTCCTGTGGATCTTCGTCCTGGTGTGCGTGGTGGGAACCGTGGGACTCTTTATGCAGCCGCTCTTCCAGAGCTACAACACGCCCATCGTGGACTCGGCGTAATGGCCGCTgggccccaccccccaccccgcggTAACCCCGGCGACACCACCAGATACCCCACCACCGGGCGCTCCCCAGGACACTGACCGAAGATCTCACGCAGGCACCGGGCAGTGCCAGGCAACCCAGGATCCTGGCAGCgctctttctttcttatttctgtatttttaataatttctgaGTTCTATCACCACTTTCTGATTATGTCTGATTATGTACATGGTAACGGTGTTGCCTGGCATTTCCAAAAGGCACTCTGGGCACTGTTTTCTTAGAGACCTCTCGTTTCTATCTGGAATCCGTGTCTGATCCCAAAGATTCAGAACGGGAAGCAAGAATCAGACATGCATTACAGAAATCCTGATCGCTGGCACAGGCAATCGCaccagtgacctttgacctttttttgtttgcagaaaTCTTTTTGCTTTCCTGTGTCTGAGCATTCGGTTGTCATAGCCAAACGGTGACTTTCTACAGAGTATTGATTGTGGGGGAGGGAATGGGGTTTgtatgtgggaaaaaaaagatgatcgCTCAACAGACCTTGCTTTTTCACACCTCGGTTGAAgagtttatttttaagaatttcagttgaatttttttctctttacgAAGGTGGACGTTGGCTCGGATGCAAAAGCGCGACCTTCCTCTTTTTGTCGTACGCCGT includes:
- the LOC118793065 gene encoding neuronal acetylcholine receptor subunit beta-2-like, coding for MTTNVWLTQEWNDYRLMWDPQEYEGIKKLRIPSRHIWLPDIVLYNNADGTYEVSFYCNAVVSSNGDVFWLPPAIYKSACKIEVRNFPFDQQNCTLKFRSWTYDHTEIDLVLTSDFASRDDFTPSGEWDIVSLPGRKNEDPDDAAYLDITYDFIIKRKPLFYTINLIIPCVLITSLAILVFYLPSDCGEKVTLCISVLLALTVFLLLISKIVPPTSLAVPLIGKYLMFTMVLVTFSIVTSVCVLNVHHRSPSTHRMPEWVQRVFLRKLPAFLFMQRPGSSNVRERFRQKQHRRSRPDAGPGKADADSFFVNEEPAKRHGWRIGDLPENTERRRRMTVKCDEDVREAVEGVRFIAEHMREEDEDEGIIEDWKYVAMVIDRLFLWIFVLVCVVGTVGLFMQPLFQSYNTPIVDSA